From Argopecten irradians isolate NY chromosome 2, Ai_NY, whole genome shotgun sequence, the proteins below share one genomic window:
- the LOC138315795 gene encoding uncharacterized protein codes for MPPHDTRICDKCANKRMFMIMCAIVVLSTGICLYANSTVTRKTLAMKTLLKGTIQNIQRWRKAFDNLVVEFKDNKTVIPPVPRDQLYISQLNKHFVNATMSTADNVNEITQNASTSTTLLTLFTSWYIKAEKYICHNNTIRNWNSLKPSVKPIIFTNNNIISKEVRKKGWNSLPVHQASFGIPVLKFMYRDVLKVAKSHFYGYSNGDIIFTSTLIHTLTAVVNSTVIPKDRPIMIIGRRTNVLNVTPEEASSEESVSKTARKRGKLFTDYAEDYFITTADYPWGDIPEVVIGRRAYDNWLVLNARKRKHITIDATQTLLAVHQTTKAGNKEGHHSLHAELNHSLLSRLYKSLNYAAGRTSCAEYYTCYNDVMKPIVQKRLKMC; via the coding sequence ATGCCACCTCATGACACTAGAATTTGCGACAAATGTGCAAATAAGCGGATGTTTATGATTATGTGTGCAATTGTTGTGTTGAGCACTGGAATTTGTCTTTATGCAAATTCAACCGTAACCAGAAAGACGTTGGCAATGAAGACGCTACTGAAAGGAACCATTCAAAACATTCAGAGATGGCGGAAAGCATTCGATAATTTGGTGGTAGAGTTTAAAGACAATAAAACGGTTATACCGCCTGTGCCCAGAGATCAGCTATACATAAGCCAATTAAATAAACACTTTGTAAATGCTACAATGTCTACTGCGGATAATGTCAATGAAATTACGCAGAATGCATCGACGTCAACAACGCTTCTTACTTTGTTTACTTCATGGTATATAAAGGCTGAAAAATATATCTGTCATAACAATACAATTAGAAATTGGAATTCTTTGAAGCCAAGTGTCAAACCAATTATCTTCACTAACAACAATATTATATCTAAGGAAGTAAGAAAGAAAGGATGGAACTCTCTACCGGTACATCAGGCGAGCTTCGGGATTCCAGTTCTTAAATTCATGTATAGAGATGTTTTAAAAGTAGCTAAATCACATTTCTATGGATATTCAAACGGAGACATTATATTCACTTCGACTCTGATTCACACATTAACGGCTGTTGTCAATTCTACTGTGATACCTAAGGACAGGCCTATTATGATTATTGGCAGACGAACAAATGTACTGAACGTAACTCCTGAGGAGGCAAGTTCTGAGGAAAGTGTGTCTAAGACAGCAAGAAAACGCGGGAAACTTTTTACTGACTATGCTGAGGACTATTTTATTACTACAGCGGATTACCCTTGGGGTGACATACCGGAAGTTGTTATTGGTCGGAGAGCATATGATAACTGGTTGGTATTAAACGCCCGTAAACGTAAACACATTACGATTGACGCGACGCAAACACTGCTAGCTGTCCACCAGACAACAAAAGCTGGAAATAAGGAAGGTCATCATTCATTACATGCTGAGCTCAATCACAGTCTTCTTAGTAGACTTTATAAAAGTCTTAATTATGCTGCTGGTCGGACATCTTGTGCAGAGTATTACACatgttataatgacgtcatgaagCCAATAGTTCAAAAACGATTAAAGATGTGCTGA